DNA from Saccharicrinis carchari:
CTGCCCGGTGAGTTGGCCCGAAAAGAAGGAGATTCCACAACAGGGGATGCACAGGTGGATGAGGCCTACGAAGGTGCAGGGCATACTTACGATTTGTACGAGCTGGTGTATGGCCGTACGTCTATCGACGATAAAGGAATGGATTTAATATCAACGGTACGCTATTTAAAGGGCTACGATAATGCTTTCTGGAACGGAGCACAAATGGTGTATGGCGAGGGTGATGAAGATTTACCCGAGGCCGATAGATTGTTTAACCGCTTTACAATAGCCATAGATATTATTGGACATGAATTAACACATGGTGTAACTCAATACGAAGCCAATTTGGTTTACAAGGATCAAGCGGGTGCACTGAACGAATCCTTTTCGGATGTATTTGGATCCTTGGTAAAGCAACGCCTTAACAATCAAAAAGCCAATGAAGCGGATTGGATTATTGGTGAGGGACTTTTTACAGCTAATGTAAATGGTGTAGGCATACGTTCCATGAAAAACCCGGGTACTGCCTATAACGATCCCGTGATAGGCAAAGACCCGCAACCAGGACACATGAACGACTTTGTGGTAACCACACGCGATAGGGGTGGGGTACATATCAATTCGGGCATACCCAACAAAGCCTTTTATCTTGCGGCAACAAAAATGGGGGGCTATGCCTGGGAAAAAGCCGGCCTCATATGGTACAATACTTTAAAAGATAAATTGACAGCGGATGCTAACTTTGAACATGCCGCAAACATGACCTACGAAGTGGCGGTGCAATTGTACGGCGAAGACAGCATGGAACAAAAAGCCGTAAAAGAGGCATGGGAAGAAGTGGGCTTACCTATAAAATTAGAAGAACGCAAAGGTTGTGGTACAAGGATATTTGGCGATTAGAATGGCAATAAAATAACCGTAC
Protein-coding regions in this window:
- a CDS encoding M4 family metallopeptidase, with amino-acid sequence MCNNLFHPVFCAIPPYMLERIIESGTVEQKEKAKHTIALAGQMRGQRQSIADVTLKSQATAGAKNRLIYDAQNTNVLPGELARKEGDSTTGDAQVDEAYEGAGHTYDLYELVYGRTSIDDKGMDLISTVRYLKGYDNAFWNGAQMVYGEGDEDLPEADRLFNRFTIAIDIIGHELTHGVTQYEANLVYKDQAGALNESFSDVFGSLVKQRLNNQKANEADWIIGEGLFTANVNGVGIRSMKNPGTAYNDPVIGKDPQPGHMNDFVVTTRDRGGVHINSGIPNKAFYLAATKMGGYAWEKAGLIWYNTLKDKLTADANFEHAANMTYEVAVQLYGEDSMEQKAVKEAWEEVGLPIKLEERKGCGTRIFGD